TATCCTGATGTCCAAACTACCGCAGGACGAGATGCAGAAAATCTCCACGGCTATGGAGGATGGACTAACGGAGGATGAGGTGAAGGATCTGCAAAAAGTCATTGCCAAATATGTTGATCCAGATGAATACGAGAGTATAATGAAAATGCTTACACCAACTACAGAAACACTGCATTAACAATAGTGATTGTCACTTTATAGACACAAGAAAAAGGTTAAAATTTCATATTTGCGCAAAAAACCCGCGTATTTCGTGGGTTTTTATGTGTGTACAAAGTTGAAATTTTTCGCTCAGCTATGGTACATTAGACAAGGATGCCAAAGGGTTAATTTTTTGTAACCACTTGTAACCTTTTTGAGGGTTCATTAGAAGCAGGAAATTAGAACTAGGATAAGCAGAAATATTCATGATCGTAATCCTATATAATCGAGATCGTACAACTAGCTTGGCCGCTCATCTCGGATGATAGAGTGGACTGAAAGGGAGAGTTTCATGAAGGGATTTAAGTTCATGCGCCGGATGGGGAAACTGCAGGATAGCCACAAAGCAGAATCCGGAGCAGATATTCAGCAGAGCCACAATTTCGATCAAGACTCCACACACTTTCATCAAGAAAAAGGTACTCGTAGATTCCGGCGCTCTTGGATTATGGGAGCTGTTGGCCTGGTACTTCTAACCACTGTGTTGATTGGTGCAGAGAAAAAGTATGTAGCAGCCAATACTGAAACCTACTATCAAGTGTTGGTGAAGGGTGAGGAGATCGGGAACCTTAACGATCAGGCACAGCTTAACCAGCTGTACGATAAGAAGCAAAAGGAATATCAGGACAAATATCCTGATCGAACGATGGTGCTTCAGACAGAAGGCATTATAATTAAAGAGCAGCAAGCGTACAAGCCGGAAGTTGATAGTGAAGCTACGCTTAATAAATTAGATGGTATGCTGAAGGCCTATGCTGTAGGTGTACAATTAATGGTAGATGGCAAGGCCGTGGGCATTGTTAAGGATCAAGAGACCGCAAATGCGGTACTTGAAGGGGTAAAGAATCATTATGTTCCACAAACTGAAGTAGCAACAGCGAGTAAGCTCACAAGAACGGCTGCCTCAAGTTCAAGTGCTGCGAAAGCGAAAGCACCTAAAAAAGTAGAGTCAGTAAAGATAAGTGAAGAGGTCTCTATTGTTCCTGTAAAAACAGATCCTAACAAAGTGTTGGATGTGGAGGAAGCGGTTAAGACACTCACCGAGGGCAAAGAAGCGCCACTTCTCTATACCGTTCAAGAGGGCGATACGATTTCGGGGATTGCCAAACGATTTGAAATTACACAAAAAGAGATTTATAGTAACAACCCTGATGTGAAAGAGCTAACGTTGAAGATTGGAGATACATTGAAGCTGAAGGTACCACAGCCTGATGTTACAGTTGTTACTGTGGAGCATGTATCAGAGCAGGTAGTTACTGAGCCTGAAGTGGTCGTGCGCAAAAGTGATCAGTTACCAGCAGGGAAAAGTAAGGTCGTTCGTCCAGGACAAACTGGCCTTAAAGAAATGCAGTATCGGTTAACGAAGAAAAATGGAATGGTCGTACAAGAAGAGTGGTTGGGTCAGACCGTTATAAAATCTTCGCTACCTGAAGTGGTTTATCGAGGAACGAAGGTTGTTGGTGAAGGAACAGGCATGTTCAGTTGGCCAGTAAGCGGAGCAACGCTTACTAGCAGTTTCGGAGAACGTTGGAGCCGTGCCCATAAGGGGATAGATATGGTGTCTGGCAACCGAACTATAAAATCTGCTGATGCCGGAACCGTAGTCTTCGCAGGTGTGAAGAGTGGTTACGGGAATGTGGTTATCGTGGATCATCGTAACGGTTACGAGACTTATTACGGTCACTTAAATAGCATCTCCGTTTCTACGGGACAGCGCTTGGAGCAAGGCGCCAAGATTGGCGTAATGGGCAACACTGGACGTTCGACGGGAACGCATTTGCATTTTGAAATTCGGAAGAATGGTACAGCTGTAAATCCGATGAAGTATCTGAGATAATTCATATGTTGTCATCAACTGCTCGAGATTACTCGAGCAGTTTTTATTTTTTACTATGCAAATGACGATAAAGCTGTTTCTTTTTGCTGGTTAAGCCGATTCCTTATTTCGTAGGATGTGACGTTAAGACAGGTATGTTAAAATAAAGGAATGATGTTTAAGTAGGGATAGGAAGGTGAAGCTGAGACATGCAGATGGGAACGATTCTGGTAGTAGACGATGAACAGCCTATTGCTGATATATTGAAGTTTAATCTAGAAAAAGAAGGCTACGAGGTTATTTGCGCTTTTGACGGTAACAGTGCAGTGGAGCTGGCATTGTCCAAAAAGCCTGATCTTATGCTGCTTGATCTTATGCTACCCGGTAAGGACGGGATGGATGTCTGTCGTGAGGTTCGTTCTGCACACCTGGACATTCCTATCATTATGCTTACTGCCAAAGACGGAGAAATTGATAAGGTGCTTGGCCTAGAGCTTGGTGCGGATGACTATGTGACCAAACCTTTTAGTACACGTGAGCTGCTGGCTAGAGTAAAAGCTCAAATGCGGAGACAGCACAAACCGTCACCAACAGGAATGGCGAGTGAGCCTGTAGAGAACAAGCAGGGCATTTATCATTTTGATCTATTTATTGATACTGATATGTATTTGGTGTATAAGGGCGGGGAGCCGCTTGATTTGACTCATCGTGAATATGAGTTGCTCTATTATATGATCAAACATGCCGGTAAGGTAATGACTCGGGAGCATTTACTGCAGGCCGTGTGGGGATTCGAGTATTTCGGTGATGTACGGACCGTAGATGTGACGATCCGTCGTCTAAGAGAGAAAATTGAGGAGAATCCCAGCAAGCCGGAATATATCTATACTCGGCGCGGACTTGGCTATTTAATGCATAACCCTAAAAACGGAGGACTGTGATGAAGTGGTGGTCCTTTTTCCGGACAATTCAGGCAAAGCTAATTATTATTTATGTACTGCTGATTCTGATAGCCATGCAGTTGATCGGAGTTTACTTCGTAAGTTCGATGAAGAACTCGTTAACGGATAATTTCACGAAGGATCTTAAGGCGCGTGCTGAGATGCTATCCATTCTGACTGCTGATAAATTTGGCAGTGAGGCTGGAACTGCGGATGAGGAGACGGCTGTGGAAAGTCTGCGTGGCATGGTCAATAATCTGTATATTAACGGGGCCGAAATTCAGGTGCTTGATGCCAGCGGCAAAATTATCACCACCTCTGTTCCCTCGCAGAATGACTATGTCGGGCAGCGTAACACTCAGACTGTAGTGAATCGTGCCTTGCAGGGGATCAGCGATAACGAAGAATATATTATTGCTGATGATAATGTGCGTAAAAAGGTTGTGGCCAAGCCGGTCCTCTCCGGTGATAAGGTAGTAGGGGCCATATACATTGCTGCCGACATGAAGGATTTATATGCAACCATGGGCAGGATTAACAGTGTATTCATCTCAGGCTTGTTGTTAGCCTTGGCACTGACAGTTGTTCTATGTGTTATTCTTGCACATACCATTACGCAGCCGATTAAAGAAATGACTAGGCATGCTACAGCTGTTGCTGAGGGTCGGTTCAATCGTAAAATGCCCGTTCTTGGCAACGATGAAATTGGACAACTCAGTCAGGCATTCAATTATATGACAGGCAGACTGCGTGAGGCACTCTCGCAGAATGAGGAAGAGAAGGAGAAGCTTACCTCCATTCTGACGAATATGAGCGATGGTGTGGTAGCTACGGATGAGAATGGTGTAGTGATTCTCATGAACCTTCGGGCAGCACTTATGCTGGGAACAGAAGGTCCATTGCCGGAAGGTGCTCCACTGGATAAATTGCTAGGTCTTGACTATGAGCAGAGCGGTTCCTTGGCTAAAGGCAATGCCCAATCCGCAATGCTTCATCTGACACATATGGGTGGAGAAGATTCTAATATCGTAAGAGTGACGTTTACTCCGATTCATCGTCGTGAAGGTGGGATTGCAGGTACTATTGCTGTGCTGCAGGATGTTACTGAGCAAGAGAACCTGGAAGAATCACGCCGAGAGTTCGTAGCGAACGTTTCGCATGAGCTAAGAACACCACTTACAACGATTAAGAGCTATGTGGAGGCACTCGATGATGGAGCGCTTGAGGATCCGCAGTTAGCGGTTCGATTTGTTGGGGTGATTCGTAACGAAACCGAGCGTATGATTCGTCTGGTTACGGATTTACTTCATCTTTCGCGTCTAGATTCCAAGGAGGCACTACTCAGAATTCAGCAGACGGATATTGCTGAGATGCTGGAGGATGTAGCAGACCGCTTTTCTTTTCAGATTCGGCAGAAACGTATCGATATTAGTACAAGGGTTCGTAGGGATGTTAACACGGCATGGCTGGATCGGGATCAAATCGATCAGGTCCTGGGGAACTTAGTTTCGAATGCGCTAAAATATACGCCAGAAGGCGGTAAGATTGAATTGGAAGCCTTGAAGAATGAGGATGGAATGCTCTCCATTTCTGTACGTGATTCGGGGATTGGTATTCCAAAGAAAGACATCGAGCGGATCTTCGAACGCTTTTATCGGGTAGATAAGGCACGTTCACGGAATATGGGAGGCACCGGCCTCGGTCTTTCCATTGCCCGGGAAATTGTGAAAGCACATGGAGGCTCTATTTCTCTGCAATCCGAGCTTAATGAAGGCTCTAAGGTAACCTTTACGCTACCTCTGAATGAGCAAAGGGGGAGTGAGGCATGAAGGAGAGATTGAAATCATGGATTCTAGCCTTACTCGTGCTGGGAAGTCTCGTTGAGAGTTATTATTTGATTTATCGCTTGCCTGGCGCAGACTCTGCGGTACTCTCCGAGAATCTATATGTGAAGACAGATAATATGGGACCGGAAGAAAAGGTCGAGAACCTGTTGTACCCTGACAAAATGATCATCCATATGGGCGATAACAAGCATACGCTTTTTTATCCGGACTCAACGTTTTATAGCTTGATAATGAATCGGTTAAAAGGGCGTGGATTTGAAAGCTTCCAGCGGCACTCGGTACAGGATTATGACTGGGATAAGATTCGCAATGAGAATCCGGGGATTGAGCTTTCGTTCGGTTCTGGCATTCCGGTAACGTTACTGCAGAGGGTTATGCAGCTGTCACCTGATTCCCTATTTGAAGGAGAAAGCATCGATCGCATTTGGATTTACAACATTAAGAATGACTCCAAAGCGCATGCCATTTTCTTCAGTACGAGAGGCGACATTATATATGAAGCGGCAAAAGCGGATTTAACCGTCCAAGACGTGCAGCAGCATGTGGATTTCGGCAAGAACTGGACGCCTTACAAGGCGGTAGACGGAGATTATTATGTGCCAGACAGCAAGATTTCTCTGGTTCAGGTTGAAATGCCTTCAGGCATGTATACCATAGAACAAATGCAGAACAATCTTTTCTTCGATGTTGGAAGCACTAGATATATTCGCGAGAAAAATGGCTCCGAGATTTATACGGACAGTAAACGGAGTCTTCAGGTCGATAAGGAACGGAATTGGATGAGCTATAGCGATCCTGCCGCACTTCCAGCTGGAGATAGTACACCTGCCAAGGATGCGTTGGAAGCTGTAGAATTTGTGAACCAGCATGGTGGATGGAATGGAACCTATCGTCTTGAAGCCACTGAGGAGGGGAGACAAGATAGAAAGGTCTCTTTTCAACAATATTATGGCTCGTACCCTTATGGATCCTATCCGATTATGAGTAATTCGCAGCTGCAGTATGGCGTCATTAATCTGGAGTTGCAGCAGGGAACCGTATCCTCTTATGAGCGCTCTTTGATCTTTATTGATGAGAGTAAAGCAGAGAAAAAAATAGTAGAGCTATCTGGAGGTACAGAGCTAGAGAATCAATTGTCTATGGTCAGCAAAACTTCGGCAGTGAAGGATTTGACGCCTGCGTATGTACCTGTAGTGAAAGAAGAGAAGCTGCAGCTGCTCCCAGTCTGGAAGGTTACGCTTCTTGACGGCAGTGTGCTTACTTTGAATTAATTTACAAGTGGTTCAAATAACAATTAGGAGGTAAGGGTATGGATTGGGGAAGAGCTAAAAATGTACTAATTTGCGCCTTTTTAGGTCTAAATCTACTGCTATGCTATCAGCTGTGGATTGATTTGCGCGATCAGGTTAGTGCCAATCTCGATTTCACTTCCCTATCCGAAGAAACCCAAGCGGTAATGGAGCAAAAAGGGATACGTGTGTTGTGTCCGATTCCGGCGTCTACCCCGCAGCTTCCTAATATAACTTATCGATATTCTGCTGAAGAGCAGAACGAACCACCCATTAAATTAGATGTTCCTATAGACAGTAAGTTGATCTACTCTTCATTCTCTGACCTTAGCAAGGCGCTTGAGGATCAAATTCCGGACATCGCAAATTATCGCTTTGACTCACAAGAAAGTGAAGTGGGAAAGTTCGTTCTTCACCCGCTGGTTCAGAATCAGTGGTCGCTATTCCGAGTTAGATTAGAGTTGATTAACAGTGATCAGAAAATTGTAGCCTATCGACGGCCGAAGATTGAAATAGGGGCAAGCATTAGCGATAAGGAACAGAAGGTACTTCCGGCATCACAGGCACTTAGTAGTTTGATTGAAAAATATTTTCCGGCAGACTCCGTAGTTAAGGAGATTGAGCTCGGTTATTATGGTGAGCTGTTTAACTCCGAAAGTCAGGTAGCATCGCCGATGTGGCGGTTCATGCTGGAAAATGGCAATGCCTATTATGTGGATGCTATTAGTGCAGACATCATCAGTCCCAAGACAACAGAGTAGAAGGAGTAAGGAAAATGGGGATTTCATTTACAGTACTGTCCAGTGGTTCTACCGGGAATGTAACGGTGGTACGGAACGGGGAGACAACACTTATGATTGACGCGGGTCTAAGTGCCAAGCGGATCGATGAGCTGTTGGCCATGCGCGAGCTAACGGGTAATGATATAGACGGGATCCTAGTCACACACGAGCATTCCGATCATATCAAGGGACTCGGGGCAATGGCCCGTAAATACGATCTTCCGATCTATGCGAACACCAATACCTGGGGAGCCATTGAGAAGGGCATTGGGAAAATACCCGACTATAACCGAATCATTATGGAGTCGGGGCAGCATAGGGATTTTGGCAGTCTGCGAGTAGAGTCGTTTGCGATTTCTCATGATGCGGCGGAGCCAGTGGGCTACAACTTTTATGATGGGAAAGAAAAGCTGTGTGTAGCTACAGACCTAGGGTATGTTAGCGATAAGGTAAGAGATGCGATTTCAGATGCGGATGTATTGGTGCTGGAAGCAAATCATGATATCGAAATGCTAAGGATGGGGCGTTATCCGTGGAATACGAAACGGCGTATACTTGGCGATATGGGTCACCTTTCTAACGATGCAGCTGGGGCAGCACTTAGTGAAATTCTCACAGGACGGACTAAGCGTACCTATTTGGCGCATTTAAGCCGGGATCACAATATGATGGATTTGGCTAAAATGTCAGTACGTTGCGCGATGGAGGATCGGGGCTGTTTCTTCAAGGATAGTGAGTTCAAGCTTTGTGATACGTATTATGATCAACCTACGCCATGGGATAAGTTGAGCCAGTTGTCATAAGCTGATCAAGCTCGGTAGTCTTACGTTCTAATTCTTGGCGGGAGATCAGGCCTTTATCAATCATTAATTCGATCATTGCGCTGAAGGCGAGGGTCATATGGTAGTGTTCATCCTTTAAATCACCAAGCTTACCGATAAACTCAACCAGATCCATACTTGTAGAAAAAGAACTCATAATTATACCTCCTCATGTAGTAAAGCAGAATTGAGTTGTAAAAAATTCGCAGGCTTTTTACCTCAGGAAAATAACGAATTGAGGGTTGCCTGTGATACAATTATAAACGTGATGAGCAAAGCCTAAATTCAAGGGTCATTTCTATTATTGTAGTCTTTTAAGTTACAAAATATTCCTAGTAGAGAAGATATATTGAAAGATTCTTATATTCTTTCGATTAACTGAAACTATTGTGGGGTTAATGGATAAAGTGAAACCTTTTAGTGATTTTTGGAGTCTAAAGGTTGCAGAGGTGTATGCTCGGACTGGTTGCTATAGGTTCAGGGTTTAGATACAGTGAACGCTTGGCAATAGAAGGGGGAGATTTTCGGTGGGATTGTTTGATGATGATTTCTATTCAACTAAAGTATCGCGGTCCAGAGGGGATGAAGCATCAAAGGGATCCTTTGCTAACCGTAAACATTCTGTGCGAAGATCGCGCAGGGGCTTGTCAACTTGGCAAATATCCGCCGTTTGCTCCTTAATCAGTGCTGTGGTGGCAGTGTTTTTATTCAGTGCGCTTACAGGCCAAATGAGTCACGAGACTGCTTCGAAGTCGGGAGTAACAGCTGGGGATGTTGCCAAAAGCAGTGATCCATTTGACCGAATCATTGATGCCGCTGCTACAGTTCGCCCTGCAGTAGTGAGTATTATCAATCATAAAGAAGATAATGAACAATTGGACATTAAGGATGAGTCAGCGTTAGGTTCTGGAGTGATTTATAAAAAGGTAGACAATAAAGCATTCATCATTACCAATAACCATGTCATCGATGACTCCAACAATCTCGAAGTTGTTACAGTAGATGGCGAGACACGTAAAGCCACACTCGTTGGAACGGATAAAGTGAGTGACATCGCGGTCCTCTCTATTGATGCCAAGGGCATCAATACGATTGCACAGCTCGGTGATTCCTCCAAGCTTCGCCTGGGTGAAACGGTCATTGCCATCGGTAACCCGTTAGGACTTGGAGACACATTGACGTCAGGCATCGTCAGTTATACCGAACGAAAGGTTCCTGTATCTTTGAATCAGGACGGAGTATATGACTGGGAGCAAGAGGTCATTCAGACTGATGCAGCAATTAATGAAGGAAATAGTGGCGGAGCCCTAGTTGATCTGGATGGTAAGGTCATTGGTATTAACACGATGAAAATCTCCGATGCAGGTGTAGAAGGTCTGGGATTTGCTATTCCAGCTAACCATGTGATAGATACCGCTAATGAGCTAGCTGATAAAGGACGTATTGCCCGTTCCTACTTAGGTGTATATTCAGTGGATTTAAACAATCCTTATGTTCCTCTCGCAGAGGACCAACGCAAGGAACTGAACCTACCGAATAATGTTAAGGATGGGGTAGTTGTTCTGGATGCTGTTGGACCTGCAAAGGAAGCCGGACTTGAGTTTAATGATGTAATTACGAAATTTAATGATGAACCGATTACAACCACGCTTTCACTTCGCAAGTATTTATATAATCAAACGAAGATTGGTGACGATCTGAAGATCACCTACTACCGAAATGGCAAAATCAATCAGACGACAGTTAAACTTCTTGAAAAACCAGAGGAATAATATGCTGGAAGTCGGCATATAATGATATGGCAGTAATAACAAGTAGCGTGGACTACTCCTTCGTTTTGAAGGGAGACATTCCTGAAATAGCGATACTCTGTATCGCTATTTGGAAGATGTTTCTTCTAAATTATTGATAAATATGGCAATAACAAGATCATTTAATGAATTTTACCCTGACTGGCAACCCTTACATTGGAAGGTAATACTTATTAGGGTAGAACCGGATATATTCGGATGCCAGCTTGCCTTTGGTAATCAGGTGTGGTAATATGATAACAATCATACATTTAGTCCCTAATTTTCGCATTGAAAAGGGCTGTTATATTTGGTAATACAACCTTTTTCAATGTGTGAATTTTTTCTTTGTTTGAAGATAAAAAGAACATATTAATTTAAATTTGTGGAGGTAACACACATGCAAACAGGTACAGTTAAATGGTTCAACGCAGAAAAAGGATTCGGATTTATCGAAGTTGAAGGCGGAAGCGACGTATTCGTTCACTTCAGCGCAATCACTGGCGACGGCTTCAAAACTTTGGACGAAGGCCAACGCGTTGAATTCAACGTTGTTCAAGGCAACCGTGGACCACAAGCCGAAAACGTTGTAAAACTGTAATAATAGAAGAAACCGTCCCAGCTTTTTGAAAGTTGGGACGGTCTTTTTATATCTAGTTAATCACTATTGACTTACAGGATGGGAGGAACGGCAATGAACTACCGGAAGAAACCTTTGGAAGAAATACCGGAAGAAAATACCGCGATTTGGGCGTGTACCAATGATGGATGCAACGGATGGATGAGGGATAATTTCGCATTTGAACATGCGCCTTCTTGCCGTCTATGTGACTCTCCAATGGTTCGCAGCACGAAGATGCTACCACAATTGCTTAATTCGAATGGCGATCTTAAATCGCTGAAGAAGGGTATTTCCATTACCTAACCAATGCCTTTATGAGTCAAGTTCTTTATAGAACGATGAACAACTCCAAGACGGTCAAACCGTCTTATTTTTTTTGCTTTTTTTATGTTAAAATGTGATTTTTGTCACAAATCATTTGAATTTCAGTGTTAAATGAACCCCTTTTTGTGACATTAATCACAAAAAGGGGTTTAAATTTTTGACACAATATAGTTAACGAAAAGGGGAGAAGGAAGGGAAAAATATGGATACAGTAATGCTGTCGCGTATACAATTTGCGTCGACGACAATATTCCACTATTTCTTTGTACCGGTATCAATCGGACTGGCGCTCTTGATTGCGATCATGGAGACGATGTACGTTAGAAAAGGCAATGAAGAGTACAAAAGAATGGCGCAGTTCTGGGGAAAGCTGTTCCTCATCAACTTTGCAGTAGGGGTAGTTACAGGGATATTGCAGGAATTTCAGTTCGGGATGAACTGGTCTGATTATTCACGTTTTGTGGGTGATGTATTTGGGGCTCCACTTGCAGTAGAAGCATTGGCAGCCTTTTTTCTGGAGTCTACTTTTATTGGAATCTGGATATTTGGCTGGGACAAAGTGTCTAAGAGAGTACACTTGATGTCCATTTGGTTGGTAGCATTTGGTACGATGTTATCCGCTTTCTGGATTCTAGCAGCGAACTCTTTTATGCAGCATCCTGTGGGATTTGCGATAAATAATGGACGTGCAGAGATGAATGATTTCTTCGCGCTCATTACGAACGGACAATTGCTGGTTGAATTCCCGCACACGGTTCTTGCTGCGTATGCAACAGGTGCTTTCCTCGTAACAGGTATTAGTGCGTATAAGATATTGAAGAAACAAGATGTATCTTTCTTTAAGAAATCTTTTCAAGTTGCAGCAATCGTAGGTATCATTTCTTCTATTGGTGTAGCCGTGGCAGGCCATGCGCAAGCACAATATTTGGTTGAAACCCAACCTATGAAGATGGCGGCTTCCGAAGGACTGTGGGGTAAGAGTGGTGACCCAGCACCTTGGACCGTATGGGCCAATATTGATCCTGAGAAGCAAGAAAGTACTGGAGAATTTCAAATTCCGTATATGCTGAGCTTCCTTTCATACAGTAAATTTTCCGGTGAAGTCAAAGGCATGCTTGAGCTGCAAGCAGAGTATGAGCAAGCCTATGGTCCCGGTGACTATATTCCACCTGTACGCACGACCTTCTGGAGTTTCCGGATTATGGTTCTAGCGGGAACATTAATGATTGTTCTGGGTATGTACGCTATGTATTTAATGTGGCGCAAAAAAATGGATCGCCCAAACACTTGGTTTATGCGGTTTATGTTATGGGGATTATTACTTCCTCCGATTGCGAATACGGCGGGTTGGATCATGACCGAGATTGGGCGTCAGCCTTGGACGGTATTCGGACTCATGACGACAGAAGATAGTGTATCGCCTAATATTACAAGCGGTCAGGTTCTGTTCTCTGTCATTTCTTTCTCAACGATTTATTTAATTCTCGGATTAGTATTGGTAGGTCTGTTTATTAAAGTTATTAAAAAAGGTCCTTATGCGATGGATAACGATCACGGCGATTCGCATGATCCATATAACGAGGAGGGCTCTCATGTTATCTCTTAATGAATTGTGGTTTGTGCTGATTGCAGTTCTGTTTATAGGGTTCTTCTTCCTAGAGGGCTTTGATTTCGGCGTAGGGATGGAAACACAGTTTCTCGCTAAAAATGATACAGAACGCCGGGTTCTGATTAATTCGATCGGACCTTTCTGGGATGCTAATGAGGTATGGCTACTGACAGGAGCAGGTGCGATGTTCGCAGCTTTCCCTGAATGGTATGCAACGCTATTTAGTGGATTCTATATACCTTTTGTCTTTGCATTATTAGCTTTGATTGCTCGTGGTGTAGCTTTCGAATTCAGAGGTAAACGGGATTCTGTGGCTTGGAAAAGAACTTGGGATGCTTGTATCTTTATCGGCAGCTTCCTTCCACCGTTCCTCCTTGCGGTAGTGTTCGCAAGCTTTATCAAAGGTTTGCCGATCGATGGCGATATGCAAATGTACGCAGGTTTCACAGATATCGTGAATGTGTATACTGTAGTAGCGGGCCTTACAGTAGTTCTTCTCTGCTTGGTGCATGGACTGATGTTTACAACTCTCCGCACAGTGGGTGACTTACAGGCTCGGGCTCGGAAGCTCGCACAAAGATTGCTTTGGCCACTTGCGGCTCTACTGCTTGCGTTCGTTATAATGACTTATTACATGACGGACATATTTGAACAGCGTGGTACAGTTCTTATGATTATTGTAGCGCTTGGAATTATCGCTTTTGTGCTATCGGGTTATTTCATGAAGAAGATGAAGGATGGCTACGCTTTTGGTATGACAGGAGCAGTAATGGCGTTGTC
This window of the Paenibacillus sp. FSL R10-2734 genome carries:
- a CDS encoding cold-shock protein, yielding MQTGTVKWFNAEKGFGFIEVEGGSDVFVHFSAITGDGFKTLDEGQRVEFNVVQGNRGPQAENVVKL
- a CDS encoding cold-shock protein, whose translation is MNYRKKPLEEIPEENTAIWACTNDGCNGWMRDNFAFEHAPSCRLCDSPMVRSTKMLPQLLNSNGDLKSLKKGISIT
- a CDS encoding cytochrome ubiquinol oxidase subunit I produces the protein MDTVMLSRIQFASTTIFHYFFVPVSIGLALLIAIMETMYVRKGNEEYKRMAQFWGKLFLINFAVGVVTGILQEFQFGMNWSDYSRFVGDVFGAPLAVEALAAFFLESTFIGIWIFGWDKVSKRVHLMSIWLVAFGTMLSAFWILAANSFMQHPVGFAINNGRAEMNDFFALITNGQLLVEFPHTVLAAYATGAFLVTGISAYKILKKQDVSFFKKSFQVAAIVGIISSIGVAVAGHAQAQYLVETQPMKMAASEGLWGKSGDPAPWTVWANIDPEKQESTGEFQIPYMLSFLSYSKFSGEVKGMLELQAEYEQAYGPGDYIPPVRTTFWSFRIMVLAGTLMIVLGMYAMYLMWRKKMDRPNTWFMRFMLWGLLLPPIANTAGWIMTEIGRQPWTVFGLMTTEDSVSPNITSGQVLFSVISFSTIYLILGLVLVGLFIKVIKKGPYAMDNDHGDSHDPYNEEGSHVIS
- the cydB gene encoding cytochrome d ubiquinol oxidase subunit II — encoded protein: MLSLNELWFVLIAVLFIGFFFLEGFDFGVGMETQFLAKNDTERRVLINSIGPFWDANEVWLLTGAGAMFAAFPEWYATLFSGFYIPFVFALLALIARGVAFEFRGKRDSVAWKRTWDACIFIGSFLPPFLLAVVFASFIKGLPIDGDMQMYAGFTDIVNVYTVVAGLTVVLLCLVHGLMFTTLRTVGDLQARARKLAQRLLWPLAALLLAFVIMTYYMTDIFEQRGTVLMIIVALGIIAFVLSGYFMKKMKDGYAFGMTGAVMALSVTSIFVGLFPRVMISSIDQAFNLTITNAASGQYSLKVMTIVALTILPFVLGYQIWSYFIFHKRVHEKEHLEY